The following are from one region of the Tenacibaculum dicentrarchi genome:
- a CDS encoding non-canonical purine NTP diphosphatase codes for MKLVFATNNLNKLAEVQKMLPKSIELLSLKDINCFDDIEETAATLEGNAKIKADHITDNFKLNCFADDTGLEVESLNGQPGVYSARYAGEPSNSENNMEKILTELNKTENRKSQFRTSICLNLNGQQFLFDGICKGDILTEKQGEKGFGYDPIFKPQGFNKSFAQMTSEEKNAISHRGLAIQKLVEFLKSNA; via the coding sequence ATGAAACTTGTTTTCGCTACCAACAACTTAAATAAACTCGCGGAAGTACAAAAAATGCTTCCAAAAAGCATTGAGTTACTTTCTTTAAAAGATATTAATTGTTTTGATGATATTGAAGAAACAGCAGCGACTTTAGAAGGAAATGCTAAGATAAAAGCAGACCATATTACCGATAATTTCAAATTAAATTGTTTTGCTGACGATACCGGTTTAGAAGTTGAAAGCTTAAACGGACAACCAGGAGTTTATTCGGCACGTTATGCGGGTGAACCTTCTAATTCGGAAAATAATATGGAGAAAATATTAACTGAATTAAATAAAACTGAAAACAGAAAATCACAATTTAGAACTTCTATTTGTTTAAATTTAAACGGACAGCAATTTTTATTTGACGGAATTTGTAAAGGCGATATTTTAACCGAAAAACAAGGAGAAAAAGGCTTTGGATACGATCCTATTTTTAAGCCTCAAGGTTTTAACAAATCGTTTGCACAAATGACATCCGAAGAAAAAAATGCCATTAGCCACCGCGGATTAGCTATTCAAAAATTAGTGGAATTTTTAAAATCAAACGCTTAA